The following are from one region of the Prevotella communis genome:
- a CDS encoding malate dehydrogenase, translating to MAFLTDEKLVIVGAGGMIGSNMVQSVLMLGLTPNICLYDIYEPGVHGVYDEMCHCAFPGANISYTVDPKEAFTGAKYIISSGGAPRKEGMTREDLLKGNCQIAADFGENIKKYCPDVKHVVVIFNPADVTALTALIHSGLKPNQLTSLAALDSTRLQQQLAQEFGVRQDKVTNAFTYGGHGEQMAVFASKALIDGKPLSELPLSAERWAEIKHMTTQGGSNIIKLRGRSSFQSPAYQAVKMIEGAMGGEPFKWPAGCYVNAYGFKNVMMAMPTVIDKDGVHFTEPEGTAEEMAALQASYEHLQKMRDEIISLGIIPAVEDWSKDNTNL from the coding sequence ATGGCTTTTTTAACTGACGAGAAATTGGTTATTGTTGGTGCCGGTGGTATGATCGGTTCTAACATGGTACAGAGTGTGCTGATGTTGGGTCTTACTCCTAACATCTGCTTGTATGATATCTATGAGCCCGGTGTTCATGGTGTTTACGACGAGATGTGTCACTGCGCATTCCCTGGCGCAAACATCTCTTACACTGTTGATCCCAAGGAGGCTTTCACAGGTGCTAAGTACATCATCTCTTCAGGTGGTGCTCCCCGTAAGGAGGGTATGACCCGTGAGGACCTGCTGAAGGGCAACTGTCAGATTGCAGCCGACTTCGGTGAGAACATCAAGAAGTACTGCCCCGACGTGAAGCACGTGGTGGTTATCTTCAACCCCGCTGACGTTACCGCTCTGACCGCTTTGATTCACTCAGGTTTGAAGCCCAACCAGCTGACCTCTCTGGCAGCTCTCGACTCTACCCGTCTGCAGCAGCAGCTGGCTCAGGAGTTCGGCGTTCGTCAGGACAAGGTTACCAACGCCTTTACATACGGTGGTCACGGTGAGCAGATGGCTGTATTCGCCAGCAAGGCTCTCATCGATGGCAAGCCCCTCTCTGAGCTTCCTCTCTCTGCCGAGCGTTGGGCTGAGATCAAGCACATGACTACACAGGGTGGTAGCAACATCATCAAGCTCCGTGGTCGCAGTTCATTCCAGAGCCCCGCTTATCAGGCTGTAAAGATGATCGAGGGTGCTATGGGCGGTGAGCCCTTCAAGTGGCCTGCAGGTTGCTATGTTAACGCTTACGGCTTCAAGAACGTGATGATGGCTATGCCTACCGTTATCGACAAGGACGGTGTTCACTTCACAGAGCCCGAGGGTACTGCAGAGGAGATGGCTGCACTTCAGGCTTCTTACGAGCACCTGCAGAAGATGCGCGACGAGATTATCTCTCTCGGCATTATCCCCGCTGTTGAGGATTGGAGCAAGGACAATACAAACCTCTAA
- a CDS encoding NAD(P)/FAD-dependent oxidoreductase, with protein MEQTKVLIVGAGPAGTTCGLLLKQRNIDCILIDRATFPRDKICGGGLTPRSYKLLSRLMPDFRYDYNSVHRLKLCIEGEQVLDFMMDEEIRIVKRRTFDAQLLERYQQAGGTFVNDALIGIEESGPQVIVTLKSGRQIACEYLVGADGANSRVRKYLNPHASHGILCMEQYGPKSADRSAEGRSLPTGRENAIVGNLSRFYRQGYYYSFPNESYDVQGFGDYMTTPQMFRKVLRDMGCPDEKPLGAYIPQSTEYPLRKNIILIGDAGGFPNRLTFEGLYYAFLTASHAAMAISTGAPFPLVNKQVFENKKWEEYASRFFYSEIGLAILKFFCKTTPGLITWAFNKAAR; from the coding sequence ATGGAACAGACAAAAGTACTGATTGTAGGAGCAGGACCGGCAGGAACTACCTGCGGCCTGTTGCTCAAACAAAGAAACATAGACTGTATACTCATTGACAGAGCCACCTTTCCAAGGGATAAAATCTGCGGTGGCGGACTGACACCACGCTCGTATAAACTGCTGTCGAGACTGATGCCCGACTTCAGGTACGACTATAACAGCGTGCACCGCCTGAAGCTATGCATTGAGGGCGAACAGGTGCTCGACTTCATGATGGACGAAGAGATACGTATCGTGAAGCGCAGGACATTTGACGCACAGCTCCTGGAGCGCTACCAGCAGGCTGGCGGCACCTTTGTCAATGACGCGCTGATAGGTATTGAGGAAAGTGGACCGCAGGTTATCGTCACGCTGAAGAGCGGACGGCAGATAGCCTGTGAATATCTTGTAGGTGCCGATGGTGCCAATAGTCGTGTGCGCAAATACCTGAATCCGCACGCCAGTCATGGCATCCTCTGCATGGAACAGTATGGTCCGAAATCAGCAGATCGCTCGGCCGAAGGACGCTCGCTACCAACGGGACGCGAGAATGCCATCGTGGGCAATCTCTCGCGTTTCTACCGTCAGGGCTACTACTACAGTTTCCCCAACGAAAGCTACGACGTGCAGGGCTTCGGCGACTATATGACCACGCCCCAAATGTTTCGCAAGGTGCTGAGAGATATGGGCTGTCCTGACGAGAAGCCACTTGGAGCTTATATTCCCCAAAGCACAGAATATCCTCTGCGCAAGAACATCATCCTGATTGGTGATGCTGGCGGATTTCCCAACCGACTGACCTTCGAGGGGCTCTATTATGCTTTCCTCACTGCCAGTCATGCGGCTATGGCTATCAGTACGGGCGCACCCTTCCCCCTTGTCAACAAGCAGGTATTTGAAAACAAGAAATGGGAGGAATATGCCTCACGCTTCTTCTACAGCGAGATAGGTCTCGCCATCCTGAAATTCTTCTGCAAGACGACACCAGGACTCATCACCTGGGCTTTCAACAAAGCAGCGAGATAA
- a CDS encoding MBL fold metallo-hydrolase, whose product MEIKAIRMFDGGFMNQQFAFGGEGKEGTDEQIIYRSSLQNFLIDTGNEVILVDTGFQNEFKAPEKKLGAPLYMGEKVKDYTESFAELGYKPEQVTKILITHKHPDHSAAIQYFPNAKVYISPEDADAMKLPEGGNIIRAEYKESYKNFPRAEKVADGIWFIEAKGHTKGNSIIIAEDDGLYYMFHGDVTYCDAALKANKLSIVFEDIEAARQTLDRVREFIQQNPTVYLSTHCPEGYENLEMKRVMKL is encoded by the coding sequence ATGGAAATTAAAGCTATCCGCATGTTCGACGGCGGTTTCATGAACCAGCAGTTTGCCTTCGGTGGTGAAGGCAAGGAAGGTACTGACGAACAGATTATCTACCGCAGCAGTTTACAGAACTTTTTGATTGATACGGGCAACGAGGTGATTCTGGTTGACACGGGTTTTCAGAACGAGTTCAAAGCGCCAGAGAAGAAACTGGGCGCCCCACTCTACATGGGCGAAAAGGTGAAGGATTATACGGAGTCCTTTGCTGAACTGGGCTACAAGCCTGAGCAGGTGACGAAGATTCTCATCACGCATAAGCATCCTGACCACTCAGCAGCCATTCAGTATTTCCCCAATGCCAAGGTGTATATCTCGCCAGAGGATGCCGATGCCATGAAGCTCCCAGAGGGTGGCAACATCATCCGTGCCGAGTACAAGGAGTCGTATAAGAACTTCCCACGTGCAGAAAAGGTGGCTGATGGCATCTGGTTTATCGAGGCTAAGGGTCACACCAAGGGCAACAGTATCATCATTGCCGAGGACGACGGACTCTATTATATGTTCCACGGCGACGTGACCTATTGCGATGCCGCCCTGAAGGCCAACAAGCTCAGTATCGTATTCGAGGATATCGAAGCTGCACGCCAGACGCTCGACCGTGTGCGTGAGTTCATCCAGCAGAATCCCACCGTCTATCTCTCCACCCACTGCCCCGAGGGCTACGAGAACCTGGAGATGAAGCGTGTGATGAAACTATAG
- the hypD gene encoding trans-4-hydroxy-L-proline dehydratase codes for MNYTIKYPENLGGMNERIRHLRQQNFDTPTTLSIERALIETAFYKENYGTMPIAILRARNFYEICKKKAIYIGDEELIVGERGPLPKAVPTFPELTCHSVEDLHTLNERELQRYTISQEDIDTYEREVIPYWQGKTQRERIFNHVSKEWEEAYHAGVFTEFMEQRAAGHTAMDGKMYHEGLLDVKARIEKRISELDYIYDPEATDKQQELEAMAISCDAAILFAERHAALAEEKAAKEQNPQRKKELEKIADVCRWVPAHAPRDLWEAIQMYWFVHLGTVTELNGWDSMNPGHIDQHLWPFYQKGIEDGTLTRDKAKELLSCLWIKFNNQPAPPKVGVTALESGTYNDFTNINIGGVDRNGENATNDLSYMILEIQEELHELQPGLSIHIAQNTPDEFLLEGIKVIRQGHGYPSIFNPDTYVQEMVRAGKTIEDAREGGCSGCIEVGAFGKEAYLLTGYLNTPKILEITLNNGIDPQTGKKLGLETGDPRSFKTFEELYKAWHKQMVYFVNLKLSVNNYIERMFSLYAPATFLSLYIDDCIEKGKDYYSGGARYNTTYIQCTGLGTITDCFTTLKKHVFEDKRYTMEEMLDACASNWENGEKMRQYIRNHTPFFGNDDAYADTIAVRVYDDLVKAIEGRPNTRGGKTQLNMLSTTCHNYFGSVCGATPNGRFAHFAISDGTSPAHGSDSHGPTAVIKSLGKLDQTKSGGTLLNVRFVPQLLKRDEDQRKLASLIRTYFKFGGHHIQFNIVDTATLHDAQKHPEEYRDLLVRVAGYSDYFNDMTEQLQNEIIARTENDDL; via the coding sequence ATGAACTATACAATAAAATACCCTGAGAACCTGGGTGGCATGAATGAGCGCATACGTCATTTGCGCCAACAGAATTTCGACACGCCCACCACACTGAGCATCGAACGTGCCCTGATAGAGACTGCTTTCTATAAGGAGAACTACGGCACCATGCCTATTGCCATCCTCCGGGCCCGGAATTTCTACGAGATATGCAAGAAGAAGGCTATCTATATCGGTGACGAGGAACTGATTGTAGGTGAGCGCGGTCCGCTGCCTAAAGCCGTGCCTACCTTCCCTGAGTTGACCTGCCACTCGGTGGAAGACTTGCACACGCTGAACGAGCGTGAACTGCAACGCTATACCATCAGTCAGGAGGATATCGACACCTACGAGCGCGAGGTCATTCCCTACTGGCAAGGAAAGACCCAGCGTGAACGCATCTTCAACCATGTGTCGAAGGAATGGGAAGAGGCCTATCATGCAGGTGTCTTCACGGAGTTCATGGAACAACGCGCTGCCGGTCATACAGCGATGGATGGCAAGATGTACCACGAGGGACTGCTCGACGTGAAGGCACGTATCGAGAAACGCATCAGCGAACTGGATTATATCTACGACCCTGAGGCCACCGATAAGCAGCAGGAACTGGAAGCAATGGCCATCTCATGTGATGCAGCCATTCTCTTTGCAGAGCGTCATGCCGCGTTAGCCGAGGAAAAGGCAGCAAAGGAACAGAACCCGCAGCGCAAGAAGGAGTTAGAGAAAATTGCCGACGTGTGTCGCTGGGTACCAGCCCATGCGCCTCGCGACCTTTGGGAAGCCATCCAGATGTATTGGTTCGTACACCTGGGCACCGTCACCGAACTCAACGGCTGGGACTCGATGAACCCGGGACATATAGACCAGCATCTGTGGCCGTTCTACCAAAAGGGTATTGAGGATGGTACGCTGACACGCGACAAAGCCAAGGAACTGTTATCATGCCTGTGGATTAAGTTCAACAACCAGCCGGCACCTCCAAAGGTAGGAGTCACGGCATTAGAGTCGGGTACGTATAACGACTTCACCAATATTAATATAGGTGGTGTGGACAGAAACGGAGAGAATGCCACCAACGACCTTTCGTACATGATACTGGAGATCCAGGAGGAACTGCATGAACTGCAACCTGGTCTCAGCATCCATATCGCACAGAATACACCTGATGAATTCCTGCTCGAAGGTATCAAGGTGATTCGTCAGGGACACGGTTACCCCTCCATATTCAACCCCGACACATATGTACAGGAGATGGTACGTGCCGGCAAGACAATCGAAGATGCCCGAGAAGGCGGTTGCTCAGGATGTATCGAGGTGGGCGCTTTTGGCAAGGAGGCCTATCTGCTGACGGGCTACCTGAACACGCCGAAGATTCTGGAGATAACGCTCAACAACGGTATCGACCCGCAAACAGGAAAGAAACTGGGACTGGAGACTGGCGACCCACGCTCGTTCAAGACCTTTGAGGAACTCTATAAGGCATGGCACAAGCAGATGGTATACTTCGTGAACCTGAAGTTGAGCGTCAACAACTATATCGAGCGCATGTTCTCACTCTATGCACCTGCCACCTTCCTCAGTCTGTATATAGACGACTGTATAGAAAAGGGTAAGGACTACTATAGTGGTGGTGCGCGTTACAACACAACGTACATCCAATGCACGGGTCTGGGTACGATTACCGACTGTTTCACAACTCTGAAGAAACATGTCTTCGAGGACAAGCGCTACACGATGGAAGAGATGCTGGATGCCTGTGCTTCCAATTGGGAGAATGGGGAAAAGATGCGTCAATACATCCGCAACCACACACCATTCTTCGGCAATGACGATGCGTATGCCGACACGATAGCCGTACGTGTGTATGATGATTTGGTAAAAGCCATAGAAGGTCGTCCCAATACCCGTGGTGGAAAGACGCAGCTGAATATGCTTTCAACTACCTGTCATAATTATTTCGGTAGTGTCTGCGGCGCCACGCCCAATGGTCGTTTCGCCCATTTCGCCATCAGCGACGGTACTTCGCCCGCTCATGGTTCTGACAGTCATGGTCCTACTGCTGTGATTAAGTCACTTGGAAAACTTGACCAGACAAAGAGTGGCGGCACCCTGCTGAACGTACGTTTCGTGCCCCAGCTACTGAAACGCGACGAGGACCAACGCAAACTCGCCTCACTCATTCGTACCTACTTTAAGTTTGGTGGTCATCATATCCAGTTCAATATCGTTGACACAGCCACTCTTCATGATGCCCAGAAGCACCCAGAGGAATATCGCGACCTACTGGTACGCGTGGCAGGCTATAGCGACTATTTCAATGATA
- a CDS encoding ZIP family metal transporter encodes MTTTLIIGLLIPLLGTMLGSAFVFFMKNEMSVQLQKSLLGFASGVMVAASVWSLLIPAMEMEADSGKWSVMPAAIGFLLGMGFLLLIDELTPHLHIGTDKPEGMRSHLSKTAMLALAVTIHNLPEGMAVGIVFAGADSGTTNISLASAVAVSLGIAIQNVPEGAIISMPMRAAGNSRWKSFLIGSLSGAVEPVGAVAVLLLASMLMPMMPYMLAFAAGAMFYVVVEELIPEASEGQHSNLSTIGFAIGFVLMMVLDVVMG; translated from the coding sequence ATGACAACAACACTAATCATAGGACTGCTGATTCCGCTGCTGGGCACCATGCTCGGCTCCGCCTTTGTGTTCTTTATGAAGAACGAGATGTCCGTGCAACTGCAGAAGTCATTGCTGGGCTTCGCATCGGGCGTCATGGTAGCAGCATCCGTATGGTCGCTGCTCATTCCTGCGATGGAAATGGAAGCTGACAGCGGGAAATGGAGTGTGATGCCTGCCGCCATTGGATTTCTGTTGGGCATGGGCTTCCTGTTGCTCATCGATGAACTGACGCCCCACCTGCATATCGGCACAGACAAGCCCGAGGGTATGCGCTCGCACCTGTCGAAGACAGCCATGCTGGCCCTTGCCGTCACTATCCATAACTTGCCTGAAGGCATGGCCGTGGGCATAGTGTTTGCAGGAGCCGACAGTGGTACAACGAATATTTCCCTTGCCAGCGCCGTCGCCGTATCGCTAGGTATTGCTATCCAGAACGTGCCCGAGGGAGCTATTATCTCCATGCCGATGCGAGCAGCAGGAAATAGCCGATGGAAATCATTCCTGATAGGCTCCTTGAGTGGCGCCGTAGAGCCCGTCGGAGCTGTCGCAGTATTGCTATTGGCCTCCATGCTCATGCCCATGATGCCCTATATGCTCGCCTTTGCCGCCGGCGCCATGTTCTACGTCGTGGTAGAAGAACTCATCCCTGAAGCTTCTGAGGGGCAGCACTCAAATCTTAGCACCATCGGCTTCGCCATCGGTTTCGTTCTGATGATGGTACTCGATGTCGTGATGGGATAG
- the rmuC gene encoding DNA recombination protein RmuC — protein MEIILAIIVIVAVVIAAGAYCVVQKKTYEKQLDVEEKRHAETLTEVKNAYEQRIEDLKTSFEKQLRQTKEAHEGQIAALKQMNEEQVKSQLDLIREQMQTTSEKILKQRQEELGVQNKEQVSKIIDPLQKSLKDMQEALDKTKEQQTEALTRLDETIKINMQKSQAIGETADRLTRALTGEVKVQGNFGELKLKQLLEDLELHEGEQYDTQETLRDKGGKGLKGDDGKGLIPDFILHFPNNRHVVVDSKMSLTDYERYMNAEDGTPEKSLFLKAHIDSVRAQVKRLAKKEYTKYLPEGYNRLNFAIMYVPIEGALNLALLNDATLWREAYDEGVMILGPQTMYMNLRVLEMMWTQVRQLSNQQAMMDAANTVIERVQDFGQRFIDVESSMNDTIKKMSKLKITTADSGPSIITAARNLLKAGAKESKKKKSLTEMDQSMFIEGE, from the coding sequence ATGGAGATTATTCTTGCCATTATCGTCATCGTTGCCGTCGTCATTGCTGCCGGTGCCTACTGCGTTGTACAGAAGAAAACCTACGAAAAACAACTGGATGTAGAGGAGAAACGTCACGCAGAAACCCTGACAGAGGTGAAGAATGCCTACGAACAACGCATAGAAGACCTGAAGACATCGTTCGAGAAACAGCTGCGCCAGACCAAAGAGGCACACGAGGGACAGATAGCTGCCCTGAAGCAGATGAACGAGGAACAGGTGAAGAGTCAGCTGGACCTGATTCGCGAACAGATGCAGACCACCTCCGAGAAAATCCTGAAGCAACGTCAGGAGGAGTTGGGTGTACAGAACAAAGAGCAGGTATCAAAGATTATTGACCCACTGCAGAAGAGTCTGAAGGATATGCAGGAGGCACTCGACAAGACCAAGGAGCAACAGACGGAGGCGTTGACCCGACTGGACGAGACCATCAAGATTAATATGCAGAAGAGTCAGGCTATCGGCGAGACGGCCGACCGACTGACACGTGCGCTGACGGGCGAGGTGAAGGTGCAGGGTAACTTCGGTGAGTTGAAGCTCAAGCAACTGTTGGAAGACCTGGAACTCCACGAAGGCGAACAATACGACACACAGGAGACGCTACGCGACAAGGGCGGCAAGGGTCTGAAAGGTGACGACGGCAAGGGACTCATCCCCGACTTCATCCTGCATTTCCCCAACAACCGCCATGTGGTGGTAGACTCCAAGATGTCGCTCACCGACTACGAGCGCTACATGAACGCGGAAGACGGCACGCCCGAGAAGAGTCTCTTCCTGAAAGCCCATATCGACAGCGTCAGGGCTCAGGTGAAGCGCCTGGCCAAGAAAGAATACACCAAGTACCTGCCCGAGGGCTATAACCGCCTGAACTTCGCCATCATGTACGTGCCCATCGAGGGGGCCTTGAACCTGGCATTGCTCAACGATGCCACACTATGGCGCGAGGCCTACGATGAAGGTGTGATGATACTGGGTCCGCAGACCATGTACATGAACCTGCGTGTGCTGGAGATGATGTGGACACAGGTGCGCCAGTTGAGCAACCAGCAGGCCATGATGGATGCCGCCAATACGGTGATAGAACGTGTGCAGGACTTCGGTCAGCGCTTCATAGATGTGGAGTCGAGCATGAACGACACCATCAAGAAGATGTCGAAACTGAAGATTACCACAGCCGACAGCGGTCCCAGCATTATCACCGCTGCACGCAACCTGCTGAAAGCGGGCGCAAAGGAAAGCAAGAAAAAGAAATCGCTCACAGAGATGGACCAGAGCATGTTCATCGAAGGAGAATAA
- a CDS encoding aminopeptidase P family protein → MAINKDTYIKRRARLKKDVGSGLLLFLGNDEVGMNYADNTYRFRQDSTFLYFFGLDYPALAAVIDIDADKEIVFGNELTIDDIVWTGIQPSLRDKCEPAGISEVLPMKELKNYIDKAHAKSQPIHFLPPYRGDHKVWLWELLGIEAAAQADKASVPFIKAIVSQRNYKDDEEIQLIEESVDLSTEMHLAAYRTVRPGIHESEVAAAVEEVACRHGNALAFPTIATVQGQVLHNHGFIHQLNEGDIFLLDAGAETKSHYAGDLSSSMPVGEKFTDRQAEVYNIHLRSFYAAVDKLELGVPFREAHIAAATEIARGMKELGLMKGDPAEAAECGAYALFFPCGLGHMVGLDVHNMENLGEQYVGYAEGQVKSKQFGFKSLRLARPLEKGFVFTVEPGIYFIPELMDRWEAEGQFRDFICYDKLKPWRNFTGLRNELNYAMTEKGARLLGTIKKPMTIEEVYKAKNN, encoded by the coding sequence ATGGCAATCAATAAGGACACCTATATCAAGCGTCGCGCCCGTCTGAAGAAGGACGTAGGAAGCGGACTGCTTTTGTTTCTTGGTAATGACGAGGTAGGCATGAACTATGCCGACAACACCTATCGTTTCCGTCAGGATTCTACATTCCTCTATTTCTTCGGTCTCGACTACCCTGCGCTGGCAGCTGTCATTGATATCGATGCCGACAAGGAGATTGTGTTTGGCAACGAGTTGACCATCGACGATATTGTCTGGACGGGCATCCAGCCATCACTTCGTGATAAATGTGAACCGGCTGGCATCAGCGAGGTATTGCCCATGAAGGAACTCAAGAACTATATCGACAAGGCGCATGCCAAGAGTCAGCCCATTCATTTCCTGCCTCCTTATCGCGGTGATCACAAAGTATGGCTGTGGGAACTGCTCGGCATAGAGGCAGCGGCACAAGCCGACAAAGCCAGCGTGCCCTTCATTAAAGCCATTGTCAGTCAGCGCAACTATAAAGATGACGAGGAGATTCAGCTGATTGAGGAATCGGTTGACCTGAGCACAGAGATGCACCTTGCCGCCTATCGTACCGTGCGCCCGGGCATCCACGAGAGCGAGGTGGCTGCAGCTGTAGAAGAGGTAGCCTGTCGTCATGGAAATGCACTGGCCTTCCCCACCATAGCAACAGTACAGGGACAGGTACTGCATAATCATGGTTTCATACACCAGTTGAACGAGGGCGACATATTCCTGCTTGATGCCGGTGCAGAGACAAAGAGTCATTATGCCGGCGACCTGTCATCATCCATGCCTGTGGGCGAGAAATTCACGGACCGTCAGGCTGAGGTTTACAACATCCACCTGCGCAGTTTCTATGCCGCAGTAGACAAGCTGGAACTGGGCGTGCCTTTCCGTGAGGCTCATATCGCTGCTGCCACGGAGATAGCACGAGGCATGAAGGAACTGGGACTGATGAAGGGCGACCCTGCAGAAGCAGCCGAATGTGGCGCTTATGCCCTGTTCTTCCCATGCGGACTGGGTCACATGGTAGGACTGGACGTCCACAACATGGAGAATCTGGGAGAGCAATATGTTGGTTATGCCGAGGGACAGGTAAAGAGCAAGCAGTTTGGTTTCAAGTCGTTACGACTGGCCCGTCCACTGGAAAAGGGATTTGTATTCACCGTTGAACCAGGCATCTATTTTATTCCCGAACTGATGGACAGATGGGAGGCTGAAGGTCAGTTCCGCGACTTCATCTGCTACGACAAGCTGAAGCCCTGGCGCAACTTCACCGGTCTGCGCAACGAATTGAACTATGCCATGACCGAAAAGGGTGCCCGCCTGTTGGGAACCATCAAGAAGCCGATGACGATTGAAGAAGTATACAAAGCAAAAAACAACTGA
- a CDS encoding nucleotidyltransferase domain-containing protein — protein MKRQEIVNRIKEQTQKFLPEAQTILYGSEARGDARADSDIDLLILLPDDKVLPEREHAIVSKLYEIELQSGVVISSIVMPRKQWENPTLITPFYQNVKREEIVL, from the coding sequence ATGAAAAGGCAAGAGATAGTAAATCGTATCAAGGAACAGACTCAGAAATTCCTTCCCGAGGCTCAAACCATCCTATATGGTTCGGAGGCTCGCGGAGATGCCCGTGCTGACAGCGATATTGATTTACTTATTTTGCTTCCAGACGATAAGGTACTTCCAGAAAGAGAACATGCAATTGTAAGTAAACTCTACGAAATCGAGCTTCAATCTGGAGTGGTAATTAGTTCTATCGTTATGCCCCGTAAACAATGGGAAAATCCTACTTTGATTACTCCTTTCTATCAGAATGTAAAAAGAGAAGAAATCGTATTATGA
- a CDS encoding flavodoxin family protein, whose protein sequence is MKVLLINGSPKENGNTFTALSEVAKTLNEEGVDTEIISIGKHAVQGCIACGMCGRNGNKCTFHDDLYFKVWRAIKDGIDGLVIGSPVYYGGPNGSLCALLDRVFYSMSNELCFKPAASVVVCRRGGASAAFDRLNKYFTICNMPIVSSQYWNMVYGQTPGQAAQDEEGMQTMRTLGRNMAWMIQKLNVIQEGHPSLEAPLRTNFIR, encoded by the coding sequence ATGAAAGTACTATTGATTAATGGAAGCCCAAAAGAAAACGGCAATACGTTTACAGCATTGAGCGAGGTAGCCAAAACGCTAAATGAAGAAGGCGTTGACACAGAGATTATCAGTATTGGAAAACATGCTGTGCAGGGTTGCATAGCCTGCGGCATGTGTGGCAGAAATGGCAATAAATGCACGTTCCACGATGATTTGTATTTTAAAGTATGGCGTGCCATAAAGGATGGTATTGACGGACTCGTTATTGGTTCTCCCGTCTATTATGGTGGCCCCAACGGTTCGCTGTGTGCTCTGCTCGATCGTGTATTCTACTCTATGAGCAATGAACTGTGTTTCAAGCCTGCCGCCAGCGTGGTGGTATGCCGCCGTGGTGGAGCCTCAGCCGCTTTTGACCGTCTTAACAAATACTTCACCATATGTAACATGCCCATTGTCAGTTCGCAATACTGGAACATGGTGTATGGCCAGACACCAGGACAGGCAGCTCAAGATGAAGAAGGCATGCAGACCATGCGTACCCTGGGACGTAACATGGCATGGATGATACAGAAGCTAAACGTCATCCAAGAAGGACATCCCTCACTGGAAGCCCCCCTGAGGACCAATTTTATCAGATAA